The DNA segment CCTGAAGCCCAAAACACTGGCATGAGATGGTCTTTAGCTGGGATGGGGGCTTCCTGACAGGGTAACCATGGCCCCCTTCCCAGCCTGGACAGGGCTCTGGCAGCTGGCTCTTGCTGACtcttgcagctcctcctggtgCTCTGACACTTGTCCCTTGCCCCCAGAGTCACCGGGCCAGTTTGGAGCAGCTTTCTGGAACAGTCCCGCATCATTTGACAGCCTGGGAAGCAGAGTTATAAATAGtaacaaaagcagcagcaacaacaaaagcttttcccatttccatcGTGCCCTCAGACCTCACCTGGGCGCCCTCAGCACAACCCTGGGTGCCCCATAGCCCCAGCCCCATCTCCCCAtggctggagcagcactgggtgAACTGCAGCACgtttgggtgtccccaggtcccTGCTGTGCACGcccagggtttggggtgtctgaaatgcaaaaagctctggtgctgtgtgctctgccctgcccagagagctggctgctgcctgggcacACAGGGGTGCAGGGGGCAGCTCTGTCCCACCTCATCACCCTAGGAGAGGGGCTGACAGCACAGGATGCTGACAGGGACACGTGAGTTAGGATGAAGGatgggaagaagagagagaaattgATTATTTCTTGGGATTAGATTTGTCAATGCATTGACACTCTTTCCCCCTCCTCTACTGTCTAGGTACAGAAGAAAGGGCAAACCTCCTGAGATGGGTTTGTGGAGGAGGGGAGCTGGTGTCTTCCCTGACTTTCACTTCCACCTGAGTGAGATTGTTGATGGGTCTTGTTATCCCCAAATCTAGAAGCCAAATAGAGGGAAATCTGCCAGAGAAATGAATACTGCAAGCTGCAGCAATGCACTTGCTTACAAATCACAGAGGAACAAAGCTGGGCAGAATTATCTGTGCTTTTGGCAGACAGTGGTAAATAAGGTCAGCAAGAGATGGTGTCTCTTCTCGCTTCTTTAGGTTTTCACTGtgacatttttgctttttgcaaatattggGGTTGGAAATGGACCTATcttatgaaaaaaatcctgatttgtATTTAGATAGTGCTGGATGATACtaggaaaacttatttttttcctgacacaATGAAATGTAACATTCTCTACTTTTATAAAGCTTTCAACAGTTTTTTGCAATGCAAAGGAATATTGTACCAGGTCATCTGGGTTTCTTCAAACACTGCCAGGCCCACACTGGAAGGAGAACACAGCTGCCTTTCTCACTTCCTCGGGAGGAGgatttcctctctccctccctcccagacATGGTCTGCTTGCAGTTTGCCAGGAAAATGTGCATTTGCAAATGTCCCCTGGCACATTATCCATTTACCAAGTACGTATCCATCACTTGAGTCATCTCCGTGACTAACATCCCTCACTCTGTTGCACACAAGAGTCAAGGGAAATCCAAGTTAAAGCAAACTAATTAATAGCCTGAGACAGGATGGTACTGCAGGGAACCTTTTCAGCCCCCTCCTGCCAGATTATTGTGGTATTGGAGCACAACATAAGGAATATTTGTCCCCCAGAGACAGGATTTGCTGTGGTTTTCAGAAGGGCAAGTGTCAACAAAAGGCAATCCCATTTGTGCTGCTAACTTGAGTTTGTTGAgtgatgtattttttccttttgctgatGGGTCCCATGTAACATTCATAAAAACCAGGGCTTGAGAAAACCCATATATGCTACTGATTAACAATCTATAGGAGAAATGGTAGTTAAAAAAATAGGTTGAATGCAATGGTAGTTAAAATAGTAGTTAATGACAGTTAAAATAGCAATGAGTGTGTTAGAGATTGAGGCCAGGCAGATCAGAAGAGCACCCAGACTATCCTGGATGATGGCATTCAGAAATTTCTCATGGGGCTGGGCACAAGGAGGTGACCACTGTGTGACAGGCTGTCTTCTGGCCAGCTGGGTGAACCTCATAATTTACTTCTACACTCCCTATCCttccttttgttgtttttaaatgatGTGAAGAATTAGTGTTCCAGCTGTGATCCTGAGCTGCAAACATAAAGgatatggaaagaaaaggatatCCCATCCACTGTCAGAAAACCCTGGCCTGCATTTTTGCTCTGGTGAGGAGCACTGGAGATGCTCACAGGGCTGGAGATGCTCACAGGGCTGGAGGTGATCACAGGGCTGGAGATGATCACGGGGCTGCACCTACACTTCTGCCTCATACCAGGCAGCCCTTGTTTCCAAACTGACCCGCTTGTCCCTCCACACAGGGCCCAGTACCAGTGCAGCCAGTCTGCCTGCCTTTAGTCCAGCAAAGTAATCCTGCTTTCTGCTGTTTGGCCTCACTGggaaggcagcacagtgtcagaTCTGATTCCTCCCCATCAGGAGTTGCTGCTTAGGCACAGGATGTGCTCTGTGGTGGGTTGGTCAgacacagcacctgcagcccaaAATGGCCATGGGATTTTATTTCCAGTAGCAGAAATCAGGAGAGTGCacagtggggctgcagggagctgatGTGTCCCAGTGAccactggtgctgctgcagctcccccaTCCCTCAGTGCggtccagctctgctgcctgcgTTGTGCCCACAGCAGGATCTGAAGTGCCAGCATGGCTGCAGTTATTTCAGGATGATGCCAGGTTGCATTAGACTTCTCTAAGTGGTGTTATTTAACATGCTGTGCACAAGGGTGGGCACTGGCCAACATGGGGAGCCACGGCCCGAGGTTTTCAAAGTTATCCTGACTCCGATATTCCCTTGGGATGAGGGGGTTCACTGGTTCAGATGTCTCTGCGGGCACACAGGCATGTTTAATGTGAATGCAAAAATTCAGGGATAAGCCAATAAAAATGCCTCACCatggagaaattaaaatcagAAGGAAAGGCATTAATGGGGAGGGCAGATTAGCCAGGCAGAGAAATGAGCAGATAATCAGGCAGAGTCATTTCACCTCCAGCAGAGTGTGTGCATCCATCTGCAATGAACATTAAACATAAAAAGGCTTTTGGGAAAGAGGTTGGAGGAGATCTTGAGAGGCAACATGCTTCTCCCAGAGCAAATGGAAATaacaaagaaagagagaagtgTTGGGAATTCTGGGAGAATACCTACCTGCCTCAGATGAGCTTacctctttccttcctctccctttcctcttGTGGTATGGCACTCTGGATTGGTCCCATTTAGTCACCCTTAGCAGCTAAATAAAAGTACAGGGAGAAGGGGCACAGAGGGCAATTTTAGACATTCTTTATATTTAGGTATAGTGAATATCATTGGAAAGCTGATTTGTTACATCCTAATTTTTCACATCACTACTGAATTCCCAATATCAAGAGATGAGGGCAGTTATGGTTGAAACACCAACTTGAAAAGGCTGGACTTGTTTGGATTCCTGTATGCAATCAAACCTTGAATTTGAGTTTGGTAAAAGAAAGGTGTCTCAAAGGCTAATAGTTTGAAAGTATTATTCCCTTTGCAAAACAAAGCTCTTTTTAGCCAAAGACAGGTAAGCCAGAACTAGCTAGGAAGAATAGCTGTAGTCTGGGAATTAGGGAGAGTGAGACTTCATGACCTCCCTCCCGTGAGAGCAGCACTGGCCCACGGGCACCACAGGCAGTCTGGTGGCACTGGCCACTGTGTGGCTTTCCTCTGACTTCACCCTGCTCTTCTGTGTGTGTTCTTCCTTAAAGCAGCCACACAACATCCTGCAGAAGCGCCTGATGGAGACAAACCTATCCAAGTTCCGAGGCAGCCGAGGCAGCTGGGCTCCGAAGGGAGATCTCTCATCACAGACCAACAAGCTGAACCAAACCAAACTGGGCAGCTTGGGGAAAACACAGGATGAAGAGCTCATAGTGGTGAGCTGCCAGGTAATAGTCACTCCACAGccttttgtgggtttttttactgcagattttatttcccacagTCTCAGGCTGTGCTCTTGTTCTCCATGTTTCGCAGTCAGGTTTgtgctcccatgggactgtcacAGCTCTAGGGATACACTccatctgctgctccaggctgctgtGGCAGAGATGGCCACCTGGGAATCACAGAGAAAACTGGTGTGATGGGTGTCTTCCCTTACACATCAGGGCAGAGGGGATAGCTAAGCTGGGGCAGCATGCTGAAATGCTGGGGTATAATTATCCATGGCaaatccctgtgctcacagccTGCTTGCTTTCCTTAGGTGCCATCCCTGTTTTTTCTGCCCAGGAGCAATTTCACATTTCTCTTCCTTAGCCCCATGCTCATTTGTATTTCCCCCTCTCCACAGTATTCCCTCCTGCCTGGGCTGCCccacctgctctctgcagggccaAATGAGCCAGGAAGGGCCAGGACCCCACGTGCATCTGAGCGTGCAGGGGAGCAGGGATGAGCTGACATGAGGAGAGTTCATGGGCAGCAGAGCTCGGGGACACTCTGGTGCTCATCCTGCATCCCACACATCATTTCCCATCTCTTCTTGCTCTTGCAGTGTGCGGGGAAGGAGCTGAAGGCCGTGGTGGACACTGGCTCGCAGCACAACCTCATGTCCTCTGCCTGCCTGGACAGGCTAGGGTAAATATCCAGATGGATTTCTGTTCTGCAGGAGCATGGCAcctggcagcacaggcagtgtcctggggctggggctctgccCATGTCAGTGATGGTCATTCTAGAAGGGCTGGGCAAGCCCCTGACCCTCCTCTTACAACCAAATCCTGCTCCAATCTTACACGCCAGGGAGGTGGAATAGAAAGCCACTGGTACCACCCTATCCACCTCTgagggaatcccttcggaggGTTGGATGCATTTGTATTCTTTCACTGCCTGCTTGTCACTCAGTGCCTCATCAAACAGCTGAACCTTCCCCAGCcttctgtgtccccagggcagcccagcccaactctgcaggctcctgtggcagggcagggaccaGGCTGCTGGACATGCCCCcagacagtggctgcagcactgctggcccAGCAGCCAGTGTAAAGAAGCTGTGTGCATGCATGTTCTCAGAACTGGGTGGCTGATGCTGCTCTCAGTTACAAATTCTCCTGgttaaaggaaaaggaaatgtatTTATGGATTATTAGAGGTGACTGACAGCCATTTGCAGAAAAACTCTGTCATCTCTGAGGAATAGAACCAGGCTTCAGCTCATAGGATATCAAGGAGGTTTTGGCACTTTATTCCCATAGAGTCATTGCTTTTTGCAGCTAACTTGCAATAAttatgaaaaaaggaaaatcacacCTGCTCACTGAGCGCTACTGCACAGCCCTGACCGAATGGTGCCTGTTCCTGTCCTAACATTAATTACTTCTTTGCACAACAGTGCTTAGTGACTGGAGGGTGGCTGTGTTTAATGAAACCTTGTCACAATGtgtggagcagctcagccaAGCTTAGGATGGCCACACGATGGCATTTGGAGGATTTCATGCTCTGGGACAattcctctgctccctgtgttTGTTGCATGTGTCTGGTGCAGTTCttgcagcactgctctgctgcagcagccctgtcCTTCAAAGAGCACTGAAGAAAGAGGTCAGAGCCTGtttctgctgcccagggctcagGGGACCTGGTGCCTCAAAGCATCATTTGTGTGTCTGATGCTCAGGCTCAATTCCTCCCCTCAtttccaaagatttttttttgtgtcttgtCATGATGCCAGTCACTCTCTCCCCCTCACACTGAGGAAAGCAGTGGAGTAGGCTCACAGCTTGGCAGTGTGAGAAATCCCCTGTGGAGCTGTAGGAGGTGCAGGAGGTGGCCAAGGAACTAATGAACTTCTGATTGGTGTGTTCCtacttatttttaaagcctCCAAGAAAGCAGTAGAGGGGATCCAGCTCCTTTTCCCTGCTACCCCTCACAGTCCTTGCACCTGTGCTAATGGTGTGGGCAATGCCCACCTCAGTCCTGGAGCCTCTGAGGGGGCTGGCTGGCCCCTaggacagatggacagacaggCAGACACATGCACTGCTGCAATGCGGCTCAGCAGAAAGGTACCTCAGACAGCTGAAACTTGATCTGGCTTTTAGCTGAGGGAGAGATCAGCACCTCAAATGGCCTTTCCATTAGATTCTTGctcagtttaaaagagaaactgAAGCTAAATATTTAATTAGTATTGTCAGACTGCTTCAAAGGGTGTAGATAGAAGCTGTACCTGAGATATCTCTGacatccttttttcttttctttgggcTGAATGTGATTGATTTGTCCCCATTTCCTCTGAACAAACCCAGCAATAGCACCTAACAAACTAACAGACACGGACTGGGTCACCCTGGATGTGAGCCATGTTTAGCATGGAGAAAAGGGGCCTCAGGGGGTACCTTATTACTCTCTACAACTACCCAAAAGGAGGCTCAAGTGAGGTCATGagtgacagaaccagaggaaatggcttcaGGTTGTGCCATATGAGGTTTAGTTTGGATatcaggaaatatttcttccctgcaagggtggtcaggccttggaACAAGCTGCTTAGTGAAGTGGTGGCATTACCATGCCTAGAAATGTTGAAAATATGTGTGGGAATGGCAGGTGTGGCatctggggacacagctggacTCGATGACCTTAGAGGTCTGTTCCAACCTCAGCCTTTCTATGATTCCATGGGGACAGAGTGCCAGCTCCTCTCATGGAAGCTGGAGTGAACTAACCCTTCCTTACACCCGCATTGCATTAGAAGCAATTCTGTATTCCCCAAGTATTAGGAAGATGTAGGAAAAAGATTCCTTGGATAAAACCCAAaatgcagcacagagctgtgcttgggCAGCACTGTGGGTCATGCTGTGGTCTGctggctgcctgcagagcaCCCAGACAGAACCTGCCAGAGAAGCAGCTTTCCAACAACAGCATGGTAAATGAGCAAACTAAGAGCACTTCAGGTGTAAGCACCCTCCAAACACTGTTTGCTCCTTGCTGGAAGAGCCAAGCCACGGTCATTTGATGTTAGGAGTGTTTTCAATGCCCACAGGTTAAAGGAGCATCTCAAAGCACTCCCTGCCGAAGAGGAGGTGGTTTCGTTGCCAAACAAGGTGAAAGCCATCGGGCAGATCGAGTGTCTGTCCCTCACGGTGGGAGCGGTCCCCGTGGAGTGCGCTGCCCTCGTCGTGGGTGAGTGCACAACCCTCTGCTCCTCCACCatgggctgggctctgcctccTCTTACCCCAGCAGGAAAAACAGAGCTTTAGGAAGATGTTAAAATTCAAATAGAGTAAATGCTTGTTTGGTCCCccagagggaagggggaggaTGTGTTCACAAGCTTGGCTTTGCCATGCTGATGGAGCAACCACTGCAGGCATATCCTCCTGCTATCCTGTGCCCTCCTGTTCTCCTTTGAGTCAGTCCCTTTATAAACAGGGTTTTGTTTAGCAGAACAACCACGAAGGAAGGGACTGACAAAAAGCCCAGGAGGGCATTTTGAATGTATTAATCTGAAATgtcctgtttttttccagaagacaATGACCAACCCTTTTCCTTTGGGCTGCAGACACTGAAGTCTCTGAAGGTAGGAGTTTTCCAGCAGGATGCTGATAGGGGAGCTGGGACCACTCTAATTTGCAGTTTCCCCTCATTTATTCTCTACAGTGTGTCATAAACATGGAGAAGCACCACCTGGTTCTGGGGCAGATGGACAGGGAAGAAATCCCGTTTGTGGGCGTTGGCAGTgctgaggcaggagagcagTAAGTAGTCTGGGGAGGTGAGCTGCATGTGCAtccctcagcctgctggcagtgcccccTGGCAGGGtcacacaggagctgccagacCCTTCACTGGAGGTGAGTGAGAGGTCAATGGCCCAGGCAGAAATTGTTTGCATCAGCTCATCAAATTTTGAAAGGAGTCCCGATTTTTCAGCAGCCTTTGTCAgcttttactgcttttttttcctggtaaacaTTGTACATCAAAGCGGGTGTCTGACAAGACAAGCACGGGGGAATGCCTTAGGAAATGTACTTTTTGGAGGTCACCAAGAAAACTCCTTGAGGTCTGCTTTGACAGCATTCACAAACAAATTTTTgtctggaaaatatttatgaagCAAGGCCAACAAACCCACATGAATGTCTGAGAGAGAGATCCTGCCTGGAGATAATTGTGTTGCCACTTCTCCCCGCATTACCGCAgcagccctcctgcagctcttcctggTGCCCCTGATTTTTCCAGCCTTATCTCCCTAAAGAAAGATAAATATGTGCTGTGCCTCTGAAATGTGTGTAGCTGTGGtggctggctctgcaggctcCCCCTCCTCCCAGGCCCTGCATGGGGTTCCTTCTTGCAGGGTGCTGTGGATCAGAGGTGTTTCACTGATTTCTTCCTCTGACTCACAAAACCAGCAGGCACCGAGTACCTGACAGGGTGTTTGCACCTCTGCACTGCTTTCAAGGCCATATTATgctttcccccccacccccaatgGAAAATGCCTGTTTTACTAAACATCTTTTCCTTCTAGTTTCAGCAGTTTGGAGGCATAAAGAGAAATTGAAACACCATCCCCACGCAGGAGCTTGATATCAAAGAAATCCTGTGCAGCTGTTCCAGATGAAACAGCAGCGTGCTGCTTTGAAAACATTTATACTTGGCTACAGCTTGAGTAGAGCTAAATGAAATCCTGTTTGTAGCCAGTAATTTAGAGATATTGTCATGTTTATCTATGGGTTTTGAGAAACAAATGTGTGCTTACTTTCTGGACTTTTCTATATAGTGTCCTCTTTATTACAAACGGTTGGGAAAAACCTTATGAATTTCTTCTGatgagaaaaatactttttatagTGGCCTCATATGAGTAATTGTACTTAGCTGTGATTAGAGGCTATCAGAATGAGATTTTTATTAATGATTTTTCCAGGGACTAAGCATTTATATTCACTTAATTGATATAGCCACATTCAAATGGCCATTACCAGGAAGTTACTCAGAGTAAAATAACAATGTTAATACCACCTAGAAATTATAGCTCATCCTGTTAGCATAGCATTGTTGCCATGTAATTAGGGATGCAACTGCTGGCTTGATGAGAGAGAGCAATTGCAGAATTATTAATGGGTTACAGGCTTCTCTGCAGTGGCGTGGCAGAAGCACAGGAACAGGATCTGGGAGGGCTCCCAAGGTGATCTCCCAGTGTGGGGTTGGCACCAGTGCTGGTGCTCAAAACCCTCTGAACAGGGATCCTCTGGGCAAGTCTTGGCTGCCTTCCTGTGGGGGTAGTCAAGTAAATCAATCATTACACTGACCAAAAAGCAACAAATGAGCACAGAAGTGTGTtgtctggaaagcag comes from the Taeniopygia guttata chromosome 5, bTaeGut7.mat, whole genome shotgun sequence genome and includes:
- the NRIP3 gene encoding nuclear receptor-interacting protein 3 isoform X1: MFYSGILTEPSRKEVELREEASLRQQRRMKQAVQFIHKDSADLLPLDGLKKLGTSKDTQPHNILQKRLMETNLSKFRGSRGSWAPKGDLSSQTNKLNQTKLGSLGKTQDEELIVVSCQCAGKELKAVVDTGSQHNLMSSACLDRLGLKEHLKALPAEEEVVSLPNKVKAIGQIECLSLTVGAVPVECAALVVEDNDQPFSFGLQTLKSLKCVINMEKHHLVLGQMDREEIPFVGVGSAEAGEHFSSLEA
- the NRIP3 gene encoding nuclear receptor-interacting protein 3 isoform X2, which encodes MFYSGILTEPSRKEVELREEASLRQQRRMKQAVQFIHKDSADLLPLDGLKKLGTSKDTPHNILQKRLMETNLSKFRGSRGSWAPKGDLSSQTNKLNQTKLGSLGKTQDEELIVVSCQCAGKELKAVVDTGSQHNLMSSACLDRLGLKEHLKALPAEEEVVSLPNKVKAIGQIECLSLTVGAVPVECAALVVEDNDQPFSFGLQTLKSLKCVINMEKHHLVLGQMDREEIPFVGVGSAEAGEHFSSLEA
- the NRIP3 gene encoding nuclear receptor-interacting protein 3 isoform X3, with product MFYSGILTEPSRKEVELREEASLRQQRRMKQAVQFIHKDSADLLPLDGLKKLGTSKDTQPHNILQKRLMETNLSKFRGSRGSWAPKGDLSSQTNKLNQTKLGSLGKTQDEELIVVSCQCAGKELKAVVDTGSQHNLMSSACLDRLGLKEHLKALPAEEEVVSLPNKVKAIGQIECLSLTVGAVPVECAALVVDNDQPFSFGLQTLKSLKCVINMEKHHLVLGQMDREEIPFVGVGSAEAGEHFSSLEA